A part of Maniola hyperantus chromosome 14, iAphHyp1.2, whole genome shotgun sequence genomic DNA contains:
- the oxt gene encoding xylosyltransferase oxt isoform X5: MASVRRILYKYAKCLAFVVISTFFAQIIISLSFFPSVHDNLLKRSSYNSISRTEMGEVSARKIGPGVGDDEDYSPKGTHQQQNKVLPQLRLEELDFTPACEIKSREAISAIHRAKTQICKQQIVNKTCLIQSGNFYPKHLPNYCVSETKAYGRHLGCYLDEKKLRLLSSYYGNYANINSPSFCLDICVQAGFPFAGVQYSSECFCGEQSPPTTAKTSDALCDMNCLGDPSQKCGGYFTMNVYETGLDKFVLQVPKNPNSDEVSVKIVFLLTLNGRALRQVHRLINSLYRTSHYFYIHVDQGYLRQMY; this comes from the exons ATGGCAAGTGTTCGAAGGATTTTGTATAAATATGCGAAGTGTTTGGCGTTTGTTGTAATATCTACGTTCTTTGCTCAAATTATCATTTCTTTAAGTTTTTTCCCCTCGGTTCACGATAATTTGTTGAAGAGAAGTAGTTACAATTCAATATCCAGAACCGAAATGGGTGAAGTTTCGGCTAGAAAAATTGGACCCGGTGTCGGTGATGATGAAGATTACTCTCCAAAGGGCACACATCAACAACAAAACAAAGTTTTACCCCAATTAAGATTGGAAGAGCTAGACTTTACACCTGCTTGTGAAATAAAAAGCCGAGAAGCAATTTCCGCTATTCATCGCGCCAAGACACAAATATGTAAACAGCAAATTGTCAACAAGACTTGTCTGATACAAAGTGGTAATTTTTACCCTAAACATTTGCCAAATTATTGTGTTTCTGAAACGAAGGCTTATGGACGACATTTGGGGTGTTACTTGGATGAGAAAAAGTTAAGGTTGCTTTCTAGTTATTATGGAAATTATGCAAATATTAATTCCCCATCTTTCTGTTTGGATATTTGTGTACAAGCTGGATTTCCATTTGCTGGAGTGCAATATTC GTCAGAATGTTTTTGTGGTGAACAGTCACCTCCTACTACAGCGAAAACTTCCGATGCTTTGTGTGACATGAACTGTCTAGGGGATCCATCACAAAAATGTGGAGGGTATTTCACTATGAATGTTTATGAAACAGGTTTGGACA AGTTTGTGTTGCAAGTGCCTAAAAACCCTAATAGTGAtgaagtttcagttaaaatagTGTTTCTATTAACATTAAATGGAAGGGCACTGCGACAAGTTCATAGATTAATAAATTCGTTATATAGAACGAGCCACTATTTTTATATTCATGTTGAtcaa ggctacctgcgtcaaatgtactaa
- the oxt gene encoding xylosyltransferase oxt isoform X3 encodes MASVRRILYKYAKCLAFVVISTFFAQIIISLSFFPSVHDNLLKRSSYNSISRTEMGEVSARKIGPGVGDDEDYSPKGTHQQQNKVLPQLRLEELDFTPACEIKSREAISAIHRAKTQICKQQIVNKTCLIQSGNFYPKHLPNYCVSETKAYGRHLGCYLDEKKLRLLSSYYGNYANINSPSFCLDICVQAGFPFAGVQYSSECFCGEQSPPTTAKTSDALCDMNCLGDPSQKCGGYFTMNVYETGLDKFVLQVPKNPNSDEVSVKIVFLLTLNGRALRQVHRLINSLYRTSHYFYIHVDQRTEKPEELHWKFSSRRCHRT; translated from the exons ATGGCAAGTGTTCGAAGGATTTTGTATAAATATGCGAAGTGTTTGGCGTTTGTTGTAATATCTACGTTCTTTGCTCAAATTATCATTTCTTTAAGTTTTTTCCCCTCGGTTCACGATAATTTGTTGAAGAGAAGTAGTTACAATTCAATATCCAGAACCGAAATGGGTGAAGTTTCGGCTAGAAAAATTGGACCCGGTGTCGGTGATGATGAAGATTACTCTCCAAAGGGCACACATCAACAACAAAACAAAGTTTTACCCCAATTAAGATTGGAAGAGCTAGACTTTACACCTGCTTGTGAAATAAAAAGCCGAGAAGCAATTTCCGCTATTCATCGCGCCAAGACACAAATATGTAAACAGCAAATTGTCAACAAGACTTGTCTGATACAAAGTGGTAATTTTTACCCTAAACATTTGCCAAATTATTGTGTTTCTGAAACGAAGGCTTATGGACGACATTTGGGGTGTTACTTGGATGAGAAAAAGTTAAGGTTGCTTTCTAGTTATTATGGAAATTATGCAAATATTAATTCCCCATCTTTCTGTTTGGATATTTGTGTACAAGCTGGATTTCCATTTGCTGGAGTGCAATATTC GTCAGAATGTTTTTGTGGTGAACAGTCACCTCCTACTACAGCGAAAACTTCCGATGCTTTGTGTGACATGAACTGTCTAGGGGATCCATCACAAAAATGTGGAGGGTATTTCACTATGAATGTTTATGAAACAGGTTTGGACA AGTTTGTGTTGCAAGTGCCTAAAAACCCTAATAGTGAtgaagtttcagttaaaatagTGTTTCTATTAACATTAAATGGAAGGGCACTGCGACAAGTTCATAGATTAATAAATTCGTTATATAGAACGAGCCACTATTTTTATATTCATGTTGAtcaa aggacagaaaagccggaagagttacactggaaattttcctcacgccgatgccaccgtacttga
- the oxt gene encoding xylosyltransferase oxt isoform X2: MASVRRILYKYAKCLAFVVISTFFAQIIISLSFFPSVHDNLLKRSSYNSISRTEMGEVSARKIGPGVGDDEDYSPKGTHQQQNKVLPQLRLEELDFTPACEIKSREAISAIHRAKTQICKQQIVNKTCLIQSGNFYPKHLPNYCVSETKAYGRHLGCYLDEKKLRLLSSYYGNYANINSPSFCLDICVQAGFPFAGVQYSSECFCGEQSPPTTAKTSDALCDMNCLGDPSQKCGGYFTMNVYETGLDKFVLQVPKNPNSDEVSVKIVFLLTLNGRALRQVHRLINSLYRTSHYFYIHVDQRQDYLHRKLSLLEKQFTNVKLATKRYSTIWGGASLLTMLLDSMKDLIRLGWKWDYVINLSESDFPIKSLEELEKFLSANKGFNFVKSHGREVQRFIKKQGLDKTFIECETHMWRVGERKLPQGIVIDGGSDWIALSPDFVSYVIENRDELLVGLDVIFKHTLLPAESFFHTVLRNSRFCNTYVDNNLHVTNWKRKLGCKCQYKHVVDWCGCSPNDFRTEDWPRIQNTQNRQLFFARKFEPVINQEIITRVEQFIGFTDHYLIPNLEAYWQNVYDVQDLTASSDDALLTHAESVIRHNANILAEEGCTIELHEIIEVNVYKYADIYKGNLILYKVLTNNNREAVVETWYKPKQHLDLNFGNQDINYIKIFKVSSDYDQKEMMFRNVGNILGPFSEPVLLYQFSPHIDKNIGNFSVVWLDPAGIVADVSVVCRDENNLTNFIKPNIKHPLLPGVWKVGLFDPINPVAVTQFLITPLGYFSGKEVTQQEANLIHSGSQNSYKNVSYIKPKHFLPTHTKRLTEIAMANIKRINTDLIDWIDSLSIQFYNVLGSCIFYSDNSVSKDKVTCGNYKFQQCTLSEWSSRSPDPKGSLGKLDKRTGRLRRT; encoded by the exons ATGGCAAGTGTTCGAAGGATTTTGTATAAATATGCGAAGTGTTTGGCGTTTGTTGTAATATCTACGTTCTTTGCTCAAATTATCATTTCTTTAAGTTTTTTCCCCTCGGTTCACGATAATTTGTTGAAGAGAAGTAGTTACAATTCAATATCCAGAACCGAAATGGGTGAAGTTTCGGCTAGAAAAATTGGACCCGGTGTCGGTGATGATGAAGATTACTCTCCAAAGGGCACACATCAACAACAAAACAAAGTTTTACCCCAATTAAGATTGGAAGAGCTAGACTTTACACCTGCTTGTGAAATAAAAAGCCGAGAAGCAATTTCCGCTATTCATCGCGCCAAGACACAAATATGTAAACAGCAAATTGTCAACAAGACTTGTCTGATACAAAGTGGTAATTTTTACCCTAAACATTTGCCAAATTATTGTGTTTCTGAAACGAAGGCTTATGGACGACATTTGGGGTGTTACTTGGATGAGAAAAAGTTAAGGTTGCTTTCTAGTTATTATGGAAATTATGCAAATATTAATTCCCCATCTTTCTGTTTGGATATTTGTGTACAAGCTGGATTTCCATTTGCTGGAGTGCAATATTC GTCAGAATGTTTTTGTGGTGAACAGTCACCTCCTACTACAGCGAAAACTTCCGATGCTTTGTGTGACATGAACTGTCTAGGGGATCCATCACAAAAATGTGGAGGGTATTTCACTATGAATGTTTATGAAACAGGTTTGGACA AGTTTGTGTTGCAAGTGCCTAAAAACCCTAATAGTGAtgaagtttcagttaaaatagTGTTTCTATTAACATTAAATGGAAGGGCACTGCGACAAGTTCATAGATTAATAAATTCGTTATATAGAACGAGCCACTATTTTTATATTCATGTTGAtcaa AGACAAGATTATCTACATCGCAAGTTATCTCTATTGGAAAAgcaatttactaatgtaaagcTAGCTACAAAAAGATACTCCACTATATGGGGTGGAGCATCGCTCCTCACAATGTTATTGGATTCCATGAAAGATTTGATAAGATTAGGTTGGAAATGGGATTATGTTATAAATTTAAGTGAAAGTGACTTTCCCATTAAATCATTAGAAGAACTTGAAAAATTTCTTTCTGCCAATAAAggatttaattttgttaagtcCCATGGACGAGAAGTTCAACGTTTTATAAAGAAGCAGGGCCTTGATAAAACTTTTATAGAATGTGAAACACACATGTGGAGAGTGGGAGAAAGGAAACTACCTCAGGGTATAGTCATAGATGGAGGAAGTGATTGGATAGCTTTATCACCAGATTTCGTTTCCTATGTTATTGAGAATCGTGATGAATTACTAGTCGGCCTAGATGTTATATTTAAACACACACTTTTACCAGCTGAATCTTTTTTTCACACAGTATTACGTAATTCACGATTTTGTAATACATATGTAGATAATAACTTACATGTCACTAACTGGAAGAGAAAATTAGGTTGTAAGTGTCAATACAAACACGTGGTGGACTGGTGTGGATGTTCCCCGAATGACTTTAGAACTGAAGACTGGCCCAGAATACAAAACACGCAAAATAGGCAATTGTTCTTTGCAAGAAAATTTGAGCCTGTTATTAATCAAGAAATCATCACTAGAGTGGAACAATTCATAGGATTTACCGATCATTATTTAATTCCTAATCTGGAAGCGTATTGGCAAAATGTGTATGACGTTCAAGATTTAACAGCTAGTAGTGACGACGCGTTACTTACACACGCAGAAAGTGTAATCCGCCACAATGCTAATATATTGGCAGAAGAAGGTTGTACAATTGAACTGCATGAAATTATTGAAGTTAATGTGTATAAGTACGCTGATATATATAAGGGAAACCTAATTTTATATAAAGTTTTAACGAATAATAACAGAGAAGCAGTAGTGGAGACATGGTACAAGCCGAAGCAACATTTAGATTTAAACTTTGGAAATcaagatattaattatatcaaaatttttaaagttagttCAGATTATGATCAAAAAGAAATGATGTTTAGAAATGTGGGCAATATATTAGGCCCTTTTTCAGAACCAGTACTTTTGTATCAATTTTCACCtcatattgataaaaatattggAAACTTCTCAGTTGTTTGGCTAGACCCGGCTGGAATTGTTGCTGATGTGAGTGTGGTCTGTAGAGATGAAAATAATCTTAccaattttataaaacctaatatAAAACATCCTTTACTGCCTGGTGTATGGAAGGTTGGTTTGTTTGATCCCATAAATCCAGTTGCAGTCACTCAATTTCTTATTACACCTTTAGGATATTTTTCTGGTAAAGAAGTAACGCAACAAGAGGCTAACCTAATACACAGTGGATCACAAAATTCGTATAAGAATGTAAGTTATATTAAACCCAAGCACTTTTTGCCCACCCACACCAAAAGATTAACCGAAATAGCAATGGCAAATATCAAAAGAATCAACACTGACTTAATAGACTGGATAGACAGTTTAAGcatacaattttataatgttttaGGTTCGTGCATTTTTTATAGTGATAACAGTGTGTCTAAAGACAAAGTGACTTGTGGTAATTACAAATTTCAACAATGCACCTTATCTGAATGGAGCTCTCGTTCGCCAGACCCTAAAGGCTCTCTAGGAAAATTAGATAAAAGAACTGGACGATTAAGAAGAACATGA
- the oxt gene encoding xylosyltransferase oxt isoform X1 translates to MASVRRILYKYAKCLAFVVISTFFAQIIISLSFFPSVHDNLLKRSSYNSISRTEMGEVSARKIGPGVGDDEDYSPKGTHQQQNKVLPQLRLEELDFTPACEIKSREAISAIHRAKTQICKQQIVNKTCLIQSGNFYPKHLPNYCVSETKAYGRHLGCYLDEKKLRLLSSYYGNYANINSPSFCLDICVQAGFPFAGVQYSSECFCGEQSPPTTAKTSDALCDMNCLGDPSQKCGGYFTMNVYETGLDKFVLQVPKNPNSDEVSVKIVFLLTLNGRALRQVHRLINSLYRTSHYFYIHVDQFVKSDSYRFSSSVVRNPRYASPTCTWPVFFTIRTCYKRQDYLHRKLSLLEKQFTNVKLATKRYSTIWGGASLLTMLLDSMKDLIRLGWKWDYVINLSESDFPIKSLEELEKFLSANKGFNFVKSHGREVQRFIKKQGLDKTFIECETHMWRVGERKLPQGIVIDGGSDWIALSPDFVSYVIENRDELLVGLDVIFKHTLLPAESFFHTVLRNSRFCNTYVDNNLHVTNWKRKLGCKCQYKHVVDWCGCSPNDFRTEDWPRIQNTQNRQLFFARKFEPVINQEIITRVEQFIGFTDHYLIPNLEAYWQNVYDVQDLTASSDDALLTHAESVIRHNANILAEEGCTIELHEIIEVNVYKYADIYKGNLILYKVLTNNNREAVVETWYKPKQHLDLNFGNQDINYIKIFKVSSDYDQKEMMFRNVGNILGPFSEPVLLYQFSPHIDKNIGNFSVVWLDPAGIVADVSVVCRDENNLTNFIKPNIKHPLLPGVWKVGLFDPINPVAVTQFLITPLGYFSGKEVTQQEANLIHSGSQNSYKNVSYIKPKHFLPTHTKRLTEIAMANIKRINTDLIDWIDSLSIQFYNVLGSCIFYSDNSVSKDKVTCGNYKFQQCTLSEWSSRSPDPKGSLGKLDKRTGRLRRT, encoded by the exons ATGGCAAGTGTTCGAAGGATTTTGTATAAATATGCGAAGTGTTTGGCGTTTGTTGTAATATCTACGTTCTTTGCTCAAATTATCATTTCTTTAAGTTTTTTCCCCTCGGTTCACGATAATTTGTTGAAGAGAAGTAGTTACAATTCAATATCCAGAACCGAAATGGGTGAAGTTTCGGCTAGAAAAATTGGACCCGGTGTCGGTGATGATGAAGATTACTCTCCAAAGGGCACACATCAACAACAAAACAAAGTTTTACCCCAATTAAGATTGGAAGAGCTAGACTTTACACCTGCTTGTGAAATAAAAAGCCGAGAAGCAATTTCCGCTATTCATCGCGCCAAGACACAAATATGTAAACAGCAAATTGTCAACAAGACTTGTCTGATACAAAGTGGTAATTTTTACCCTAAACATTTGCCAAATTATTGTGTTTCTGAAACGAAGGCTTATGGACGACATTTGGGGTGTTACTTGGATGAGAAAAAGTTAAGGTTGCTTTCTAGTTATTATGGAAATTATGCAAATATTAATTCCCCATCTTTCTGTTTGGATATTTGTGTACAAGCTGGATTTCCATTTGCTGGAGTGCAATATTC GTCAGAATGTTTTTGTGGTGAACAGTCACCTCCTACTACAGCGAAAACTTCCGATGCTTTGTGTGACATGAACTGTCTAGGGGATCCATCACAAAAATGTGGAGGGTATTTCACTATGAATGTTTATGAAACAGGTTTGGACA AGTTTGTGTTGCAAGTGCCTAAAAACCCTAATAGTGAtgaagtttcagttaaaatagTGTTTCTATTAACATTAAATGGAAGGGCACTGCGACAAGTTCATAGATTAATAAATTCGTTATATAGAACGAGCCACTATTTTTATATTCATGTTGAtcaa TTCGTtaaaagtgattcttaccgattttcttcttctgtagtacggaaccctcggtacgcgagtccaacttgcacttggccggttttttttacgatAAGGACTTGTTATAAA AGACAAGATTATCTACATCGCAAGTTATCTCTATTGGAAAAgcaatttactaatgtaaagcTAGCTACAAAAAGATACTCCACTATATGGGGTGGAGCATCGCTCCTCACAATGTTATTGGATTCCATGAAAGATTTGATAAGATTAGGTTGGAAATGGGATTATGTTATAAATTTAAGTGAAAGTGACTTTCCCATTAAATCATTAGAAGAACTTGAAAAATTTCTTTCTGCCAATAAAggatttaattttgttaagtcCCATGGACGAGAAGTTCAACGTTTTATAAAGAAGCAGGGCCTTGATAAAACTTTTATAGAATGTGAAACACACATGTGGAGAGTGGGAGAAAGGAAACTACCTCAGGGTATAGTCATAGATGGAGGAAGTGATTGGATAGCTTTATCACCAGATTTCGTTTCCTATGTTATTGAGAATCGTGATGAATTACTAGTCGGCCTAGATGTTATATTTAAACACACACTTTTACCAGCTGAATCTTTTTTTCACACAGTATTACGTAATTCACGATTTTGTAATACATATGTAGATAATAACTTACATGTCACTAACTGGAAGAGAAAATTAGGTTGTAAGTGTCAATACAAACACGTGGTGGACTGGTGTGGATGTTCCCCGAATGACTTTAGAACTGAAGACTGGCCCAGAATACAAAACACGCAAAATAGGCAATTGTTCTTTGCAAGAAAATTTGAGCCTGTTATTAATCAAGAAATCATCACTAGAGTGGAACAATTCATAGGATTTACCGATCATTATTTAATTCCTAATCTGGAAGCGTATTGGCAAAATGTGTATGACGTTCAAGATTTAACAGCTAGTAGTGACGACGCGTTACTTACACACGCAGAAAGTGTAATCCGCCACAATGCTAATATATTGGCAGAAGAAGGTTGTACAATTGAACTGCATGAAATTATTGAAGTTAATGTGTATAAGTACGCTGATATATATAAGGGAAACCTAATTTTATATAAAGTTTTAACGAATAATAACAGAGAAGCAGTAGTGGAGACATGGTACAAGCCGAAGCAACATTTAGATTTAAACTTTGGAAATcaagatattaattatatcaaaatttttaaagttagttCAGATTATGATCAAAAAGAAATGATGTTTAGAAATGTGGGCAATATATTAGGCCCTTTTTCAGAACCAGTACTTTTGTATCAATTTTCACCtcatattgataaaaatattggAAACTTCTCAGTTGTTTGGCTAGACCCGGCTGGAATTGTTGCTGATGTGAGTGTGGTCTGTAGAGATGAAAATAATCTTAccaattttataaaacctaatatAAAACATCCTTTACTGCCTGGTGTATGGAAGGTTGGTTTGTTTGATCCCATAAATCCAGTTGCAGTCACTCAATTTCTTATTACACCTTTAGGATATTTTTCTGGTAAAGAAGTAACGCAACAAGAGGCTAACCTAATACACAGTGGATCACAAAATTCGTATAAGAATGTAAGTTATATTAAACCCAAGCACTTTTTGCCCACCCACACCAAAAGATTAACCGAAATAGCAATGGCAAATATCAAAAGAATCAACACTGACTTAATAGACTGGATAGACAGTTTAAGcatacaattttataatgttttaGGTTCGTGCATTTTTTATAGTGATAACAGTGTGTCTAAAGACAAAGTGACTTGTGGTAATTACAAATTTCAACAATGCACCTTATCTGAATGGAGCTCTCGTTCGCCAGACCCTAAAGGCTCTCTAGGAAAATTAGATAAAAGAACTGGACGATTAAGAAGAACATGA
- the oxt gene encoding xylosyltransferase oxt isoform X4 translates to MASVRRILYKYAKCLAFVVISTFFAQIIISLSFFPSVHDNLLKRSSYNSISRTEMGEVSARKIGPGVGDDEDYSPKGTHQQQNKVLPQLRLEELDFTPACEIKSREAISAIHRAKTQICKQQIVNKTCLIQSGNFYPKHLPNYCVSETKAYGRHLGCYLDEKKLRLLSSYYGNYANINSPSFCLDICVQAGFPFAGVQYSSECFCGEQSPPTTAKTSDALCDMNCLGDPSQKCGGYFTMNVYETGLDKFVLQVPKNPNSDEVSVKIVFLLTLNGRALRQVHRLINSLYRTSHYFYIHVDQYGTLGTRVQLALGRFFLR, encoded by the exons ATGGCAAGTGTTCGAAGGATTTTGTATAAATATGCGAAGTGTTTGGCGTTTGTTGTAATATCTACGTTCTTTGCTCAAATTATCATTTCTTTAAGTTTTTTCCCCTCGGTTCACGATAATTTGTTGAAGAGAAGTAGTTACAATTCAATATCCAGAACCGAAATGGGTGAAGTTTCGGCTAGAAAAATTGGACCCGGTGTCGGTGATGATGAAGATTACTCTCCAAAGGGCACACATCAACAACAAAACAAAGTTTTACCCCAATTAAGATTGGAAGAGCTAGACTTTACACCTGCTTGTGAAATAAAAAGCCGAGAAGCAATTTCCGCTATTCATCGCGCCAAGACACAAATATGTAAACAGCAAATTGTCAACAAGACTTGTCTGATACAAAGTGGTAATTTTTACCCTAAACATTTGCCAAATTATTGTGTTTCTGAAACGAAGGCTTATGGACGACATTTGGGGTGTTACTTGGATGAGAAAAAGTTAAGGTTGCTTTCTAGTTATTATGGAAATTATGCAAATATTAATTCCCCATCTTTCTGTTTGGATATTTGTGTACAAGCTGGATTTCCATTTGCTGGAGTGCAATATTC GTCAGAATGTTTTTGTGGTGAACAGTCACCTCCTACTACAGCGAAAACTTCCGATGCTTTGTGTGACATGAACTGTCTAGGGGATCCATCACAAAAATGTGGAGGGTATTTCACTATGAATGTTTATGAAACAGGTTTGGACA AGTTTGTGTTGCAAGTGCCTAAAAACCCTAATAGTGAtgaagtttcagttaaaatagTGTTTCTATTAACATTAAATGGAAGGGCACTGCGACAAGTTCATAGATTAATAAATTCGTTATATAGAACGAGCCACTATTTTTATATTCATGTTGAtcaa tacggaaccctcggtacgcgagtccaacttgcacttggccggttttttttacgatAA